The DNA segment TGATTTTGATATTAATTATTGTCGCTATTCATTTATCACACGATTCGCATATTTGACATTATACTTTCATTTTACATTTCTCGAATTCTATTTTATACACTTTGCTGCCTTGTACCAAGCccaaaaaagaagtaaataaaacaaacaaaaaagattaaatgaaaaaaactcGAATGGCCATCCATTCGTTTTCTTTCGGAAATTGGTTTATTTTGGGGGTTCGTTGGTCTGTCTGTCTGCCGCAGCTTGTTTGTTAGCCATTGTCAATGGTTGGAGAAtttaaagaattgtatgaaTCATCAGCAACAAATTAAGGCGAAGCTCAATAATTCTCAGCTGCTTTGAAAATCATTGCCGGAACTTCATACTTTGCGCATACATCGTGAGCAAAGTTCAAACATTTTGTTAAATACTACTCATgaatgtagtatatacatacatatgtaaatagcaattatgttatatttttattgctactCATGAccccatatgtacatacatgtatgtatgtatatgcaccgATAAATATTGTTGAGCATTCATACTAGGTATAGCAGTTGTCTGCGGTTTGCACGTTTTTCTGGTATTTAACCTTCAAACAagagaaaaaatcaatttccaaagaaatttcaCTATAACGACAATGTTGTTCGTAGGAAAGTGCATTTACCCAACTTTCTGTTTACTAATTTACATCTTTGCTCGTTTGATATTTCAACAAGTTTTAGTATTTGTAAATCAGTaagatgtttaaatgttttgatTATACGTATGCATAtcaataaatgtatgtatgtacgtagatgcattatgtgtgtgtaaaagAAGATATATAGTGATATTTATGAAAAAGGGAGGCAATCCAAAGTAGTTGGTCACTTATCATTTAATGCCTTTGAATAagacaaaaataatacaaaatggGGTCAATATCGAGGGTACGAACTCCCGCGAGTTATTATGCTTTATTGATTTTCGCGGCAATTGTGATTGTGTCCAAATTATGAAGCAGAGTTTTGACAAAAATGCTGACTATTCATTTACCACTAATCATTGGATGAGTAACGATCTTAGGAACAAAAATTCCTAACCTCAAATTCCCTAATTCCCAATTAGctggagaaattttaaaagaataatgtatagtatatatctatctatctaatGTATAGTACAcatggatatgtatgtatgttcgccTGGTTATGTTCATTTTATGATTAATTTAGAAATGAATATTCccatgaaaaaccaaaaatcggATCCGAATCGATCTTAGAAACGAATTATTCCCAACTATCTActagctgaaaaaaatttaaatgaattacgaaataaattttgtttaataacacGATAAGACTAAATTGGATATAGTTACAGATAATGCCATGAAAtgataagttaaaaaaaattatcttcaaaattttaaatatttcatgccTAAAAATATGATAACTGAACTGTCTGATATGTGTATGATCTGTTTTTGTATGCACATACACTTAAATTTAAACTCTCTCAAGCTGATCCAACAATTTACCAACACAAagtcaaacaaataataaatcttTCAACACGCCGACCGCACGAACAACCGACCGACTGAACGACCATTTGACTCAAAAAAAGTCGAAACTAACCAAAAATCAGTACTAATCAacaatatacaataaaatatttttttccttcgcaCGCGCAATCGGTATTTACTCGCTGCCAGCAGGGGCAAAAATGTGGAAAACTGAAATTAAGCAACGTGTTTTGAGTTTGTAACAATGATGAAAAAGCAAAGGAAACGATGGCATTGctacaaaagcagcaaaaaccACACTacagctaaataaataaaacgcaaatatATACTATGTGTGTACACTTAATGCAGTATATACAATTGAAGGTAggtaaaaatcatttaatttatgaatttatatgtATTGTAATCTATAGCAGAGGAGACGACGACTTCAAAACAATGACAACAGGAACAGCGACGAcggaattacatacatacatttttgcatGCGACATTATGCGGGTACATAGCATAGTCggtatgtattttcaattccgATCTAACGACAATAATGATGACGAtagctaaaataataaaatacgccACGGGAATGTCGCTACAAAGGGGAAGGAAAAACCAACCTACACaaatatcataattattaaaGATAATAATGGCAATGTGACGATAATAGCAGCAGCGATGGTTGAAAAGAACTATGATCAATAACCACAATAAGGGCGACTAGACACAACACTGTGTTTGTTGTACAGAaacctacatatatgtgtgtacaaacatatgtacatttatgcgtgtatgtgtgtgcttacacaaaaaatatacttatttgtacaaatattaaaCTTAGTGATCACAGAGTCAGTCATTTTGGTTGTACGAGGTTgtaattacatacaaatatacatcaAGAAATTATTATGACAACAGCGGTGAGCGTTGTGGCGTTTTTGTACGAATCATTGACCTCAATCGCAGTGGATTTTAGAAAGAACTGTTTCTTaatcaaatgcaaataaatgaatattctTAGAACTATTCATACTAAAATGTATtactaaatcttaaaaaattatttcaattgttttactTGGTGCGCCGTAAAAGATTATCCTCAACCTGGTATATGAGACTAGCCGCCGGAGAAATAAAGTatgtagtaaaatatatattttgaagaagTCCAAGGGTTATGGATACACACATGGTgagtcaataaaataatatattttatagcgaTAATAATATTTCATCATTAATGCTAAACAAAGAAACTGGACAAATGGAGTGTTCAATTGTAATTACAAAACGATTCGAATTTCAATAGTCACATTTCAAATATGCCATGATGTTTTCGTTAGCTCTGAATAACACTgaccttacttgtttttgtggGAACACTTATGCACATGTCCCTGTACAtctgtatttaatttttcaggTAGTGCAATATGCACCCAGTAGCAGGCACATACGCTCTGCCAAAGATGAGTAATATGATGATAATGACGATGACGATAATGATGTTGAAAGTAAACGAACTGAAAATCGATTTATAGAAGCTATGTTAAGGGACAAAATGGAGCTCTATGTAAAATAAACTGTAAACactacatataaaatatacacatgattgtatacataaatatatgtatgtatctacgtTTTAGGGCAACTGAGCTAAACTATATTGTTTATTCCATCACCATAGCTTAACTACTTAAAAAACGAACATACAAATTAAATTGTCAACTTTTTCAACGATCAACGTTTTTAAACATATGTAATTGGATTTTATAGTTCAAATATTCagatttgtttagaaatataatGAACatgaatttaatgaaaattattgagCGAATTCTTCTTAATAACTTACCGATTCTGAAACTGACTCTTCATCAGATTCAGATAGATCTGGTGGTTGGCGGGATAGTTCCGTATCAGTATCCGAATTTTCGCTGGGTCGCTTATGACGTGTGTCAGACGAGGCCAACGATAAATTGGACGATGTTGACGATGAGGCGGAACGAGAATTTCCAGCTATGACGGTGGGTATACCAACAGCTGCAGCAGCATCAGCAGCTGAAGCTTTCAGTTTTTGCTTAATAGCTGCTACTGCTCCAACACGTGAAGATGTTCCAGAATTGTTATTGCCGGTACTACCGTTTCCGCCATTGCTACCATTGTTTTTTGTAGGAGCTGTGGCATTCTGCGATGTGTTCACTAGTAATGACAGgggatttgtttttatttggtaaatttttgcCTTTGCCGATGCAGTTGTGGAAACAGCCACGGTTGAAGCATTGTTAGCggattttttatttgtggatCCCAATGCTTTACCGTTGCTACTGCCGCCGGCTGGACTAAAGGACGTTGTTGTATTGGCAGGTGCGTTCGAAACTATTGCAGGAATAGATGACGGATTAGAGGTGTCGGTGTTGTTACTACATCCAGTACCGCTATCAGTACCAACTCCCGTACTTGTGATTGTTGACGCTGGATCAGGTGTTGTACCACTAACGCAATCGGCCGCAATGGCGTTTGCGTTAACATTGGCACTGGATGCGGCAACTTTGGCGGCTGCAATTTTAGACATTTTACTGTTATTCTTTATATTGATGCTAGTACTGCTATTGCCATTAACGGCGGCGGCTGCGGGAACTGCGGAAGCagaataattattattgttgcttatAAGTGATTTAGTTGTATTaattttactgttattattgttggtaGCCGTTTTTTTGCTGCCTGCTTCTGGGACAACTGCAGTTATACTTTCGCTACAACTATCAGTATTGATGGGATTAGCGGtcaagatttttttgtttcctccACCTTGTTGTGTTGCATtccttgataacttttttaaggaGATGTTGGTTGTGGTAGTTCCAGATGTAACAGCGGCGGCTGCTACAGCTGCTAATTTAAGactattgttattgcttttattgttgttgctgttaacgTTAACTGCTTTCTTTATTGATTGCAGGTTCGCTGACTGCTTCAATTTGCTGGCAGTAGACTTTTGAGCTTTAATTGTTGAAGCCACGGTAACTGCTGATGTTGATGCCGATGcgggtgttgttgttgtattatttatattagaCACTGACGTTGGTGTCGACGTTGTAGTTGTTATAGCAGTAGAACACACACTTAAGTCGTTACTTTTATCATCATTATTCATTTtccaccgttttttttttttaatttttcactacaCTATGCGTATAAGcgtgaatattaatatttcacttTGTTCTGTTATAAATTTAATCACTTTTTGATTCGTTTTAGATGTTATTGTTCCACTTAGATCTATATATTGAAGATTTTCTAATGATATAGAAACGATACacttaaattatgtatatacatatgtgtaatttttcttaatgtaaattttaaaactacaCTGATGAGAAATACGTACTTTGTGTGCTATTGCAGAGCTGTGcaatgaaaagaaagaaaagcagAGTAGAGCGACTTTAGGTCGGCTTATTCTATTCGTTGTTTGTTCCTTTTATTCTAGCCCTAAACGTGTTTACAGTGTTGCCATCAGAGTTGCAACAAAGCGAAAAAGAATCTttgcaaatacaactctgagtGAAAGATAATTattaaacatacaaattttggaCTACACTTAAcagatgaaaaatatttttctgctactaatagaaaaaagaaacaataatattttggaCTACAGTATTTGCATTTGAAGCACAATACTTGTCATATGCAATACTTCTACTAACTTATATTTTTGCTAAGTGGCAACGTTAGTTATCATCGCCATTTCGTCACTTTctcattttcttttatagacTATTCTACCTTGCGTCTtgcacttttaaaattttccgtttTTCCGACTATCCTCTAAATGGCGAATATTCGTTTTCGCTAAAAGAAATTCCTCGAAGCAGAATTCAAACCAAGAggaaaaaattacgtttttcaAACAACAAAGCAGGGGCGTTTACACCGTACATTGACAAACtcttatacatttaaattataattctcATAATTGCAGggttctaaaaaaaaactttgaacttTACTTCTTATAGTGTTGTAGTTGGAAGAATGCTTaatcttgtcaaatacaaatgcattttttaaactgcgaaataactacaaaaaaatttgaacattcGCCATGGCCTTTTTCCAACTTGTCACTCCATTTTCCTAGGCAATTAAATATATTCTAGATgacaactatatatgtataaacaatatTATACTACCCTATCCAATGGTTTAATCCTCCATGAAAATTATCTAACAAAAGtaaaacatttgaaatattaaatacttcAATTTACATTTTACACGACAACCGAACTATGATCAACCAGCCGAACGGACGAGCCATAGGCACCTACCGAGCGAACGATTAACATTTTTCGAGACTTCTCGGAAGCAAAACACAAAGCAcaagttaaagaaaaaatggTCACAAAGTAGAAAACGAATAGCCAGCGGAGCCGCACTCACATCGCCTCACTCATTGCTCCCTATACACACTCATGCACACGTATTTCACATAAGCTAAGTgtgtaatgaaaattttttctcgtGAAAGGCAAACTTTTCAAACGCAATTTTATgattatatcttttatttaccGCACTGAAATTATGATCAAATAACACTCTGCCactttaattatagtttttcaatagttttaagATTTACCGTTGCGATTTTCTAGCAATTTTTAGCAATTTCCTGCTGCAGCGATATCGTTTTCGGTATCGTTCCGTCACGAACGAACGACAGGCACGAGGAACCATTCGTCAGTTTTAGACAAGAAGAACAAGCAGGAAATAACGAGAGATTATTATTGCCACCTGTAACAATTGTTTTTAGGAGTTTTGCTCAAAACAAAatcatgtaaatttatttttaaaataatgtttaattgtctaattaaatatatttttacaaataaaatttctaattgcacaactaaataacaaaaaattatataatttattaattaacatCATCAAACATAAATGACGGTTATGGTATGATATCTGCGAGTTATCTCGTATTAACCGTTAGTACTTCCTCCCCTTCATGGATAAGTTATCATTTTATAGAAAtggataaaatatatatgtaagatttttacttattttattatgtgCAATCAATTAAAACATCAACTAAAACAAACCTACTAATTATGTACGTAATGAAGACTTTAGAAAACCACTCAATTTTAGGACCAGTGAAAGAAGTGAAATCGTTAGCAATAAATTGTTTTCGATAGCAGGCGTGAGCAATGTTGAGTTTGTATTTTAACAATATTGATTGacacttttatatattagaaattCATTGTTCCCAATAAGTTAAATGTAATTAAGCTCATATGTATAAAAGTCATTCCAATTATAGTGATCTGTGAAGTGTGGAGATTATGTAATTGTCCAGATTGTCAActcctttaattttattttgccatCTCTGTAGACAAAAcgaatatttatagaaaaaggAAATGTCAAATTTGATTGCGTTATTCGAATTGATACAACAAAAGTTAACCGCTACTTAAATGGGtaaatttagtgaatttttgtttatttaattttatatcttagttgttaaaaattttttaattttttttagacgaACGGCTGCAACAAGTATTTCATCTGCGACCTTTACAGGAAGAAACCATCGCTTACCGCAATAATATGAAACTTTACCGCACACTCATGAAACAAACATGCAAAGCTGAACTTCAGAATCTTGTAAATAATTACATAGCTAATAAAAGACCAAATATTGATCTAAACTAATTGCAGGTGAATGTAGAAATGAATATTGCggataaagaaatgaaaatgcctGACCCAAAAACAGTACCACCAGATTTCAGTGAAAATGAGGATTTAACACCAAAGGTAAgagaatatattttcaataaatattcttGATTTATTGCTGTTCCTTTTCAGATAGATGCACTATTGGAAGACGTGAGAACAACGGCGATTGGAATGGATCTGCTATAACTTATATCTATGTAATCCCGTTTGATTTGCGAAAAATTCCATTGAGACATCTGTATGTCATCTGCAAGCATTCGAAGGACGGCTGCAAAGactgcataaaaaaataaaatattaatacaattAAAACTTCACATATAAACTTACATTAAAAAGTGTAATAATTGGCTTCTTTTGGAAAAGACTGCCCTTTGTTCGAATTATCAGTATATAATGCACATCaagctaaaaaataaaagtaaattagttCTACTGGAAAACCttaatttgtttacatacatcTTCGATAACTTCATTTATTACTATATCATAAATATTGTTCGTTGGAATGAATAAATTTGAGGTTCGCCTTAGAAATCGTACCGTATGGCATTGAAGTGCAAGATCcaagcaaataataattttttctgaaagaTACGTcattaaagaaaacatttcacatataaaataaaaaagtaccaGTTTGAATTAATGACATTAAGTTGAATATCCGATATAGTAACCACAAGAGGCAACTGAGGTCACATAATATGTGTCCTTTTAAGATTGTCACGTTTGTGGATACCATTATGatataaacaatataaataataatagtcatacatatatgtttaattCGTTGACATCTCTGTAAGACATATTGTAAATTGGTCAGTTCTAACTCAATAGAATCTTTGCCACATTCATGCACAGTGAGCTGAAGATCTGGTGATTTATTGCCACTATACCGTTGACTTAGGCTTTGGTATGTATAAATTTGAGTTGTGCACTCTGGAGATGGAGAAGGCATTGGATATTCGCTTTGTTGATTCTCAAAGAATAATTGTAAAAGCAAATCCtacaatttttacttatttatattatactacTTGTAAATTCGCCttgattattgttttaattacttCACCCACTTATTATTCCGGCTGTCAAAACTTTTATTGACGTTTGTTTTACTGTTCTCATTCGCAGGTGTCAGTGTTTCGTACATGCAGGTTctataaattgtttaaagttgcataatcaaaataaatatttagcataatcttatttatgtatgtgctgtagtttaatatttgttacaatttttataatcaatGGAATTGTATGGCTTTCTTGaacaaaatatgtaagtataacatacaaaatatttttttttgcctaaATTGACGAAGCGCGTTGTTTCTGTTCGTTTATTGTGTGTTTTATGTATTGTCAATCTTTTCTTCTCTACACACGAATATTCGTAAATATTGACGAACAAGAAATAAACAGTGCATTGGGAAGGACGCCAGTCGCCTGATGGACTTTTATAAAATTAGCTGATTATTGTGGCCGATTcgagaaatttttataattgattTTGTACAATGGATGGATAATATAGAAAAGAATGATAATTAGTCATTAAATTGGTTCTAAAAATATGAAAGTGTATTTTGCAAAACATTTTGATGTTCTTGAATATCTTACTGGCTAGTGCGACATCTCACGACTTATGACTTTCTGAaaagtacaaataaaaaattgtatgtgtgAAATTACATCAAAgttacgtatatatgtatatattctattaaaatttgtaaatacaaattaCTCTAGaaactaaattataaatataatagtgAGTACAGATGTGCATTGTAAAAgcgatttgtttttattttatttaatattatctttatgaCTTGGTTGTAACTTTGCAACACTGTGCTTGGCGCCGCCATTTTCGAATGACGAATATcggaacacacacacacaagcgatGTATTCGTTCGATCGGAACAGTTGGAATCGGGCAAGTCAAATTTTTAGCGACCGATGAGACGACGACAGCTCGATTGTAAAAGCTGCgaatttttatgtgattttgtaaattgtgagggctaagaaaataaagaaaaagtcgCTAGTGATTTTATCAAATTGTATACGAGTGTGAAACAATAAGAAATATGCGTAAACGCAAGTTGAAGTGCTAAAAAGACGAAtgcaaatataattgaaatcaGGCGAGCATTAATTacgattaaaatatatatataaactgaaTTGAATCAGAAAGGAATGGAAAAGTGAAATAGTGTGGCCAGCGCGAAAAACGTGAACATATAGCAATTGAATATATAGCAAAGAACATAAAGACATCGCGGTGGAGATCTTTGGGATTTTGCGGATTTCATTTCATCATTTTCGGTAGCTGCGAGTACGAAAAAacaattaagttaatttttccTAAGTCGTGGATATAGAATCTCACTGATAgtaaatgaatatatacatatatattttccaatttggaatttttgttaGTTAAAAGGTGAGGTGAAGGTAATCGTGTTAATATGGAGTCACGGCATGAAGTGCGAAGTGTTTGATATGTGAAATTGTATGCAGAATAGAACCGCCCGCTACTTCAGCATTATTTGCCGCAAAACGCCCCACCACAATGCGCCCACCTCaatccatattttttttgttttgaggtGTTTCTTTCGTATACTCTCGTGTGTGTACAACACGTTAGCGCGTCACAACTGCAGCCGTAACAGCTCGTCGGACGATGTCATCTATCAACCAACATTGTCGTCTTTCGCCCCCCTTGTCGACAAAAGGCGCACATGTACTTGTTTGTTGCGCTTAAttcattaatgttttcaatACTCGAAGggcatttgtaaatattatacaatttgTTTTGgttctttttaaatttgtttttataatcaaGTTTGTTTCATCATttcgtttttcttgtttaatttatGAAAGTCTATGAATGGTTTAGGTGAATGTGTATTTTGACCAGATTATTGGTCGTTTCTCgtgttttcgtttattttcctcctcgtttttaactttttcaccCAAAAGTCTCTATTGTGTTGATGCAGCTATTCGTGTTCAATGGTGAATTTTCTTGTGCCGCTTGCTTACTTTTGTGGTGAGTTGATGCATATAGCGTGTGTGTAtccattattttgttaattgctcTCGCTGGATTttcgttttatatattttataaatgtcgATGCATTTATTTCCTAATAccaaatattcaatataaaatatgagtGTAAATGTGATAAGTAGATTATTTTATTAGACCTATATAAGTAAGTAAGACCTCAAAGAGAACAAAAACACTTCACCTGACTACCTTGGCGAGTGCATTTA comes from the Bactrocera neohumeralis isolate Rockhampton chromosome 2, APGP_CSIRO_Bneo_wtdbg2-racon-allhic-juicebox.fasta_v2, whole genome shotgun sequence genome and includes:
- the LOC126767710 gene encoding uncharacterized protein LOC126767710 isoform X2, which produces MDERLQQVFHLRPLQEETIAYRNNMKLYRTLMKQTCKAELQNLVNVEMNIADKEMKMPDPKTVPPDFSENEDLTPKMHYWKT
- the LOC126767710 gene encoding uncharacterized protein LOC126767710 isoform X1 → MDERLQQVFHLRPLQEETIAYRNNMKLYRTLMKQTCKAELQNLVNVEMNIADKEMKMPDPKTVPPDFSENEDLTPKIDALLEDVRTTAIGMDLL
- the LOC126767709 gene encoding uncharacterized protein LOC126767709 — translated: MPSPSPECTTQIYTYQSLSQRYSGNKSPDLQLTVHECGKDSIELELTNLQYVLQRCQRIKHICMTIIIYIVYIIMVSTNVTILKGHILCDLSCLLWLLYRIFNLMSLIQTEKIIICLDLALQCHTVRFLRRTSNLFIPTNNIYDIVINEVIEDLDVHYILIIRTKGSLFQKKPIITLFNSLQPSFECLQMTYRCLNGIFRKSNGIT